CGAAGCGGATTGGGATCGCCTCGGTGCGCTCGTCCAGGCCTGCGATCCCTACGGCCATCTCCGCTCGATCCACAACGGCGCCGCGCTCTACGACAACAACAAGGCCTGGGTCACGCACGCTTCCATCCAGAACGGCGCGGCCGTCGAGGAGCCCGGTCGGGCCGAGATGTATCGCGGCGTGTGGCGCAAGCCGGTCGTCTACGATGAGGTGAAATACGAGGGGCGCAGCCCGTATCGCTGGGGACAGCTCAGCGGCGAGGAAATGGTGCACCGTTTCTGGTGCGGCACGGTCGCGGGGACTTACGTCGGGCACGGCGATTACTTCCTCGAGAACGAGGACACGTGGACATCCTTCGGCGGTGTGTTGAAGGGCCAAAGCGCGCCGCGGTTGGCGTTCCTGCGGAAGATTCTCGAGGAAGGCCCGGCGCAGGGCATTGACCCGATCGACAAGTGGCAGGATCCGAACACCGGCGGCGTGCCCGCGACGTATTACCTCACTTACTTTGGCCGCGCGCAGCCGACCGAGTGGGAGTTCAAGCTCTACAAGAACGGCGTCGCCGACGGCCAGCGTTACGTCGTGGAAGTCATCGACACGTGGGCGATGACGATCACGCCGGTGCCGGGCGAGTTCGTGACCCGGAAGCTGGACAATTACCACTTCGTCGACGCGCAAGGCCGCAAGGTGCCGTTGCCCGGCAAACCCGGCATGGCCGTGCGCGTCCGCCGCATCGGAGCGGACGGCCAGCCCGTGAAACTCGAACTCTTGCTCGAAGGATCATGAGCCGCCGCAGCGTTGGCATTTGCCCCGCGTGGGTCGTTTTGATCGTCGCGCTTTTCGCGCCGCTGCGCGCGGCCGAGCCGGCGTTGCCCGCGACATGCTACCTGTTCGCGTATTTCTACCACGACAAGGAGACCGAGGGCTTCCGGCTCGCGTGGAGCCGCGACGGCTTCGCCTTCGAGATGCTGAACGGCGGCAAGCCGCTCCTCACGCCGACCGCCGGTGCCGGCGAGAAGAAACTGATGCGCGATCCGTGTCTCTATCGCGGTCCGGACGGCACGTGGCACCTCGTGTGGACGACCGGCTGGACCGGACGCGACATCGGCTACACGTCGTCGAAGGATCTCGTGCATTGGTCCGAGCAGAAAACTCTGCCGGTGATGGCGCACGAGCCGCGGGCGCAGAATTGCTGGGCGCCCGAGATCGTCTGGGACGATGCCCGCCAGCGCTACCTGATCTTCTGGTCGACGACGATCCTCGGAAAATTCCGCGAGACAGAGCTCTCGAACACGAAGCCCGAGCGCAATCACCGCATCTACGCGACGACGACGAAGGACTTCATGACGTTCGAGCCGACGCGCCTGCTCTACGACGGCGGTTTCAACGTCATCGACGCGAACCTGCTGCGCGACGACGACGGGCACTGGCTGATGTTCGTGAAGAACGAGACCGTGCAGCCGAAAACCGAGAAGAACATCCGGATGATCCGCGGCGAGACCGCCGAGGGCCCGTGGAGCGAGGCGTCGCCGGCGTTGACCGGCAATTATTGGGCCGAGGGCCCGACCGCGATCAAGGTGGGCGGCGAGTATCGCGTCTATTTCGACAAGCACCGGCTCGACGCCATTGGCCTGGTGCGGTCGCGCGATTTGCAGCATTGGGAGGATGTGAGCGAGCGCATCCGGATGCCCGCGCATGCGCGCCACGGCTGCATCGTGGCGGTCACGCGCGCCGAGATGGAGCAGCTGCTCACGGCCTGGCCCGCAGCGCAGCCGCCGCAGCCCTGACGTCCATGCCCGCGCACCGAAACTACAAGTGGGCGGTCGTGGGCATGCTGTGGTTCGTCTGCTTTTTCAACTACGCGGACCGGCAGGCGATCTTCTCGGTTTTCCCGCGCCTGAAAGCCGAGTTCGGCTTCGACGCGGTGCAACTCGGGATCATCGGCTCGGCGTTCGCGTGGGTCTACGCGGCCGGCGCGCCGCTGGCCGGACTCATCGCCGACCGCATGTCGCGCAAGATGCTCATCCTCGGCGGCTGCGTCTTCTGGAGCGGCGTGACGGTCTTCACGGGTGCGTGCACGCAATTCTGGCAATTCGTCACCGTGCGCGCGCTCGAAGGGTTCGGTGAAACCTTTTATTTTCCGGCGACGATGTCGCTGGTCAGCGACTACCACGATCGCACCACGCGGTCGCGCGCGATGTCGCTGCACCAGTCGAGCGTCTATGCCGGCACGATCGGCGGCAGCTGGCTCGGCGCGTGGTTCGCCGAGGAGATGGGCTGGCGCGTCGGTTTTTATTTCTTCGGAGCGGCTGGCGTCGCGCTCGCGCTCGTGCTCTGGCGTTTCCTGCGCGAACCGGCGCGCGGCGAGGCCGACGTCTCCGCGGCGACCCCGGGCGGTTGTCACTTAATAAGTGACAAATCCGCAGGGCCCGCGACGGAGGTGCCGCCGGCACCGATGGGCGTGCGCGAGACGCTGGCGGGGATTTTCCGCAAGCCGACCGCGGTGCTGCTGATGCTGGCGTTCCTCGGCGCGAATCTCGTCGCGACGGTCTTCCTCACTTGGACGCCGACGTTTCTCACGGAGAAATTTCACTTCCGTCTCACGACGGCGGGTCTGTCGGGGTCGGTGTTCATTCACCTCGCCAGCGCGTTGAGCGTGCCGGTCGGAGGCTGGCTGGCCGACAAGCTCGCGCGACGTTTCGCCGGCGGCCGCATTCTCGTGCAGGCGATCGGTCTGGTTGTCGGCGCGGGTTTCGTGGCGCTCGTGGGATTGACCACGGACGTGCGCACGCTGCTCGTGGCGATGACGATCTTCGGCCTCTGCAAGGGACTCTACGATGCGAACATCTTTGCCGCGCTCTACGACGTGGTCGAGCCGCGCGCGCGCGCGACCGCGGCGGGCATCATGAATACCGTGGGCTGGGGCGGCGGTGCGCTTGGACCGATCGCGGTGGGCCTCGCGACGAAATACGGCCGCCATGCCCGCGACATCGACAACATGAGCGAAGCGATCGCGTTCGGCGGCGTGGTCTACGTTGTGAGCGCGGCGTTGCTCCTCGCGGCAGTGTTTGTCTTCGCGCGGCGCGATGTGCCGACGACACCAGCCACGGCGGTCTGATTTTCATCTATGCGTCACCTCGTTCTATGGTTTGCACTCAGCTTCGCAGCGCTCTCGGCGACGCCAGCAGGTGCGCTCGTCAAAGCGGAATTCATCTTCGAAAAGGCGCCGTATCCGTCGTGTCACGCGTCGACGATTGCGGAGGTCGCGCCGGGGCAGCTGGTCGCTGCATGGTTTGGCGGCACCAAGGAGCGTGCGCCGGACGTCGGCATCTGGGTGGCGCGCTGCGTCGAGGGTCACTGGACCGAAGCGGTCGAAGTGGCGAACGGTGTGCAGGCCGACGGCAAACGCGAGCCGACGTGGAATCCCGTGCTCTTTGCGCCGAAGAACGC
This window of the Candidatus Didemnitutus sp. genome carries:
- a CDS encoding glycoside hydrolase family 43 protein produces the protein MSRRSVGICPAWVVLIVALFAPLRAAEPALPATCYLFAYFYHDKETEGFRLAWSRDGFAFEMLNGGKPLLTPTAGAGEKKLMRDPCLYRGPDGTWHLVWTTGWTGRDIGYTSSKDLVHWSEQKTLPVMAHEPRAQNCWAPEIVWDDARQRYLIFWSTTILGKFRETELSNTKPERNHRIYATTTKDFMTFEPTRLLYDGGFNVIDANLLRDDDGHWLMFVKNETVQPKTEKNIRMIRGETAEGPWSEASPALTGNYWAEGPTAIKVGGEYRVYFDKHRLDAIGLVRSRDLQHWEDVSERIRMPAHARHGCIVAVTRAEMEQLLTAWPAAQPPQP
- a CDS encoding MFS transporter, yielding MPAHRNYKWAVVGMLWFVCFFNYADRQAIFSVFPRLKAEFGFDAVQLGIIGSAFAWVYAAGAPLAGLIADRMSRKMLILGGCVFWSGVTVFTGACTQFWQFVTVRALEGFGETFYFPATMSLVSDYHDRTTRSRAMSLHQSSVYAGTIGGSWLGAWFAEEMGWRVGFYFFGAAGVALALVLWRFLREPARGEADVSAATPGGCHLISDKSAGPATEVPPAPMGVRETLAGIFRKPTAVLLMLAFLGANLVATVFLTWTPTFLTEKFHFRLTTAGLSGSVFIHLASALSVPVGGWLADKLARRFAGGRILVQAIGLVVGAGFVALVGLTTDVRTLLVAMTIFGLCKGLYDANIFAALYDVVEPRARATAAGIMNTVGWGGGALGPIAVGLATKYGRHARDIDNMSEAIAFGGVVYVVSAALLLAAVFVFARRDVPTTPATAV